The following are encoded together in the Verrucomicrobiota bacterium genome:
- a CDS encoding DUF2281 domain-containing protein: MIVAGVSEGAAGAVWPVMPRTLQASIANSKVGQAGDFIGIDDGAQQTLASTRLDAALDGTHYRIVSTAERIFEKTKTLPPSLQKEVLDFVKFLEQRGSPPQDGWHALSRDYSVAEAVTIWESLMDNDITINSHTGSGSPNSDRLH; the protein is encoded by the coding sequence ATGATTGTGGCGGGTGTATCCGAAGGCGCAGCGGGCGCGGTCTGGCCGGTGATGCCTAGGACGCTCCAGGCAAGCATTGCGAACAGCAAGGTGGGGCAGGCAGGGGATTTCATTGGAATTGATGACGGTGCTCAGCAAACGCTAGCGTCCACGAGGCTTGACGCTGCATTGGACGGCACACATTATCGGATCGTGAGTACTGCTGAACGGATATTTGAGAAAACCAAGACACTTCCGCCGTCCTTACAGAAGGAGGTCCTGGATTTTGTAAAATTCCTCGAGCAAAGAGGGAGTCCTCCGCAGGATGGTTGGCACGCGCTAAGCCGTGACTATTCAGTAGCCGAAGCGGTCACTATTTGGGAATCGTTGATGGACAATGACATTACCATCAATTCCCACACGGGAAGCGGCTCACCAAACAGTGACCGACTTCATTAG